One genomic segment of Cellulophaga sp. HaHaR_3_176 includes these proteins:
- a CDS encoding DUF1697 domain-containing protein: MSDLKQMLERLNLENIKTYIQSGNVVFSSVETSKLVLEKNIGDAIVETFRFVVPLMLLTKKDFIKIKNEAPFVSSETLDNKNNYFVILKDAPEIELSKKLKSESYPNETFILKENCIYLICKNGYGKAKCNNNFFEKKLKVKATTRNFKTMKKLVEMLEEN, from the coding sequence ATGTCTGATTTAAAACAGATGTTAGAGCGTCTTAATTTAGAAAATATAAAAACCTATATACAAAGTGGAAATGTTGTATTCAGTAGTGTAGAAACATCTAAATTAGTTTTAGAAAAAAATATAGGAGATGCAATTGTAGAAACATTTAGGTTTGTAGTTCCTTTAATGCTGTTGACAAAAAAAGATTTTATTAAAATAAAGAATGAAGCTCCTTTTGTTTCTTCAGAAACATTAGACAATAAGAATAATTATTTTGTTATTCTAAAAGATGCTCCAGAAATTGAGTTGAGTAAAAAATTAAAGTCAGAATCTTACCCAAACGAAACTTTTATATTAAAAGAAAACTGCATTTATTTAATATGTAAAAACGGATATGGTAAAGCAAAATGTAATAATAATTTTTTTGAAAAAAAATTAAAAGTTAAAGCAACTACTCGTAATTTTAAAACAATGAAAAAATTAGTAGAAATGCTAGAGGAGAATTAA
- a CDS encoding diphosphomevalonate/mevalonate 3,5-bisphosphate decarboxylase family protein, protein MIDKDFIPSAYINDVKEGKVSYKSPSNIALVKYWGKKENQLPQNPSISFTLDACATTTNISFKKLETPSNDFSFDLWFEGKSKEDFKPKIKTFLSRVEVYLPFLKNYFFKIETSNSFPHSSGIASSASGMSALALCLMDLEKQLNPEIENDFFVKKASFLARLGSGSACRSIEGDIVQWGNHTNTKGSSDLYGVKYPYEVHDNFKKYHDTILLVDKGQKQVSSTVGHNLMYDHPFAEQRFNQAHENLNQLISVFKSGDLKEFIKIIESEALTLHAMMMTSLPYFILMKPNTLEIINKIWEFREKTNSNVCFTLDAGANVHVLYPEKEKDIVFQFIKDELIVFCENQQYICDRIGFGARKL, encoded by the coding sequence ATGATTGATAAAGACTTTATTCCTTCGGCTTATATAAATGATGTTAAAGAAGGTAAAGTAAGCTATAAGTCACCTAGTAATATTGCTTTAGTGAAATATTGGGGAAAGAAAGAGAATCAATTACCGCAGAACCCTTCAATAAGTTTTACACTTGATGCTTGTGCAACAACAACGAATATTAGCTTTAAAAAGCTTGAAACACCTTCTAATGATTTTTCTTTTGATTTATGGTTTGAAGGAAAGTCTAAAGAAGATTTTAAACCAAAAATAAAAACCTTTCTTTCAAGAGTAGAGGTGTATTTACCTTTTTTGAAAAATTATTTTTTTAAGATAGAAACCTCAAATTCTTTTCCACACAGTAGTGGTATTGCTTCATCGGCAAGTGGTATGTCTGCCTTAGCATTGTGTTTAATGGATTTAGAAAAACAATTGAATCCAGAAATTGAGAATGATTTTTTTGTAAAAAAAGCATCTTTTCTGGCTAGGTTAGGGTCTGGTAGTGCATGCAGAAGTATTGAAGGTGATATTGTACAATGGGGAAATCATACAAATACAAAAGGTAGCTCAGACTTATATGGAGTAAAATATCCTTATGAAGTACATGATAATTTTAAAAAATATCATGATACTATTTTATTAGTTGATAAAGGGCAAAAGCAAGTAAGTAGTACGGTTGGTCATAATTTAATGTATGATCATCCTTTTGCTGAGCAACGATTTAATCAAGCTCATGAAAACCTAAATCAACTTATATCCGTATTTAAAAGTGGAGATTTAAAAGAGTTCATAAAAATTATTGAAAGTGAAGCGTTAACATTGCATGCAATGATGATGACGAGTCTGCCTTATTTTATTTTAATGAAACCTAATACGTTAGAAATTATAAATAAGATTTGGGAATTTAGAGAAAAAACAAATTCGAATGTTTGTTTTACGCTAGATGCAGGAGCAAATGTTCATGTGCTTTACCCTGAAAAAGAGAAGGATATCGTTTTTCAATTTATTAAGGATGAGTTAATTGTATTTTGTGAAAACCAGCAGTATATTTGTGACCGAATTGGATTTGGTGCTAGAAAACTATAA
- a CDS encoding MIP/aquaporin family protein: MTPFIAEIIGTFFLILLGGGVVANVVLEKTKSTDPGWMVITTAWGLAVYVAVVVAGPYSGAHLNPAVSIGLAVAGKFPWSDVPSYIIGQFIGAMLGISVAFLIYIDHFKATEDGEIKKAVFCTSPAIRKTSSNLISEIIGTFVLVFVVLYFTDATLSEPETIIGLGSLGALPVALLVWVIGLALGGTTGYAINPARDLGPRIMHAILPIKNKASSDWKYSWIPVVGPIIGACLAGALSLLLSQ, from the coding sequence ATGACACCATTTATAGCCGAAATTATTGGCACTTTTTTTCTGATCTTACTCGGCGGAGGCGTTGTCGCAAATGTTGTTTTAGAAAAAACAAAATCGACAGACCCTGGTTGGATGGTAATTACCACTGCTTGGGGGCTTGCCGTTTATGTTGCTGTCGTAGTTGCCGGCCCATATAGTGGAGCTCATTTGAATCCTGCTGTTAGTATCGGGTTAGCTGTTGCCGGAAAATTCCCCTGGTCAGATGTACCAAGCTATATTATTGGGCAATTTATTGGTGCTATGTTGGGTATTTCAGTTGCTTTTTTAATATATATCGATCACTTTAAAGCTACAGAAGATGGTGAAATAAAAAAAGCAGTTTTTTGTACTTCTCCTGCTATTAGAAAAACCTCATCTAATTTAATTAGTGAAATTATAGGCACTTTTGTTTTAGTGTTTGTTGTGCTTTATTTTACAGATGCTACTTTATCCGAGCCAGAAACTATTATTGGGTTAGGATCTTTAGGAGCTCTACCTGTTGCCCTTTTGGTTTGGGTAATTGGTTTAGCGTTAGGAGGTACTACTGGTTACGCTATTAACCCCGCAAGAGATTTAGGCCCAAGAATAATGCATGCTATTTTACCTATTAAAAACAAGGCTTCTAGCGACTGGAAATATTCTTGGATACCTGTTGTAGGACCTATTATAGGTGCTTGTTTAGCTGGCGCACTTAGCTTGTTACTTTCGCAATAG
- a CDS encoding NAD(P)/FAD-dependent oxidoreductase: MFDVLIVGGGAAGFYAAIHIAEANPNLKIAILERGKEVLTKVKVSGGGRCNVTHAEFDPNELVKNYPRGKKELRGPFHTYCSGDTIGFFEKRGIALKIEEDGRMFPESNTSQTIIDCFTREVEHLGIKVLRNSSVVDIQKIEENSIDSWMVESIQKKYYAKKLLVATGSNPKIWKLLKKLGHSIVPPVPSLFTFNIKDERITNIPGVATHAVVEVLAKSIGSKEITINLKSKPASKTILESEGPLLITHWGMSGPAILKLSAWGARELSDWNYKFKIRVNWLPDYHEDGLLQLLFQIKEVESKKTVLRTNAVAIPKRLWINLVKASDISDALKWADVTKIQLQKLAKEITAGEYTVDGKSTFKEEFVTAGGVDLKEVNFKTYESKIVTDLFFAGEVINVDAITGGFNFQNAWTGAYIAAKAIAKVTS, translated from the coding sequence ATGTTTGATGTACTTATTGTTGGTGGCGGTGCTGCTGGTTTTTACGCTGCAATTCATATCGCAGAAGCTAACCCTAATTTAAAAATTGCTATTCTTGAACGAGGAAAAGAAGTTTTAACGAAAGTTAAGGTTTCTGGCGGTGGACGCTGTAATGTAACTCACGCGGAATTTGACCCTAATGAATTGGTGAAAAATTATCCGAGAGGAAAAAAAGAATTGAGAGGGCCATTTCATACCTATTGTAGTGGTGATACTATTGGGTTTTTTGAAAAAAGAGGTATAGCTTTAAAAATTGAGGAAGATGGTAGAATGTTTCCTGAAAGCAATACATCACAAACTATTATCGATTGTTTTACAAGAGAAGTTGAGCATTTGGGAATAAAGGTTCTTAGAAATAGCTCTGTTGTAGATATTCAGAAAATAGAAGAAAATTCAATTGATAGTTGGATGGTGGAATCTATTCAGAAAAAATATTATGCTAAAAAACTTCTTGTAGCTACAGGTAGTAATCCTAAAATATGGAAGCTGCTAAAAAAATTAGGGCATTCAATAGTGCCACCAGTTCCTTCGTTATTTACATTTAATATTAAAGATGAGCGTATAACTAATATACCGGGTGTTGCTACACATGCAGTTGTTGAGGTTTTGGCTAAAAGCATAGGTAGTAAAGAGATTACTATTAATTTAAAGAGTAAACCCGCATCAAAAACAATATTAGAATCTGAAGGGCCTCTTTTAATTACACATTGGGGAATGAGCGGACCTGCAATCTTAAAACTATCTGCTTGGGGAGCTCGCGAATTGAGTGATTGGAATTATAAGTTTAAAATAAGAGTTAATTGGTTGCCAGATTATCATGAAGATGGGTTGTTGCAACTTTTATTTCAAATAAAAGAAGTAGAAAGTAAAAAAACTGTTTTGAGAACGAATGCTGTAGCTATACCAAAACGATTATGGATAAATTTAGTAAAAGCATCCGATATTTCAGATGCTCTGAAATGGGCAGATGTCACTAAAATTCAACTTCAAAAATTAGCTAAAGAAATTACTGCAGGAGAATATACTGTAGATGGCAAGAGCACTTTTAAAGAGGAATTTGTGACAGCAGGAGGAGTTGACCTAAAAGAGGTGAATTTTAAAACCTATGAAAGTAAAATTGTTACTGATTTGTTTTTTGCGGGCGAAGTTATAAATGTAGATGCCATTACTGGGGGTTTTAATTTTCAAAATGCATGGACAGGGGCTTACATTGCGGCTAAGGCTATTGCGAAAGTAACAAGCTAA
- a CDS encoding mevalonate kinase produces the protein MKGPLFYSKILLFGEYGIIKDSKGLSIPYNFFKGALKTDENPSEEAVKSNESLLNYSSYLEDLSKEKPELVTFDIMTLKNDVKEGMYFDSSIPQGYGVGSSGALVAAIYDKYAFDKITVLENLTREKLLSLKTIFGEMESFFHGKSSGLDPLNSYLSLPILINSKDNIESTSIPSQNAEGKGAVFLLDSGIIGETAPMVQIFMEQMKNNGFRKMLKTQFIKHTDACVEDFVSGDVKSLFGNLKQLSHVVLDNFKPMIPAQFHKLWKQGIDTNDYYLKLCGSGGGGYILGFTEDLAKAQKALKGHKLEVVYNF, from the coding sequence ATGAAAGGACCATTATTTTATTCAAAAATTCTTCTTTTTGGGGAGTACGGAATCATTAAAGATTCTAAAGGACTTTCTATACCTTATAATTTTTTTAAAGGAGCTTTAAAGACTGATGAAAATCCGTCAGAAGAAGCTGTAAAATCTAATGAAAGTTTATTAAATTATAGTTCTTATTTAGAAGATCTATCGAAGGAAAAACCTGAACTGGTGACTTTTGATATTATGACTTTAAAAAATGATGTTAAAGAAGGTATGTATTTTGATAGCTCAATACCACAAGGATATGGCGTTGGTAGTAGTGGTGCATTAGTAGCTGCTATTTATGATAAATATGCTTTTGATAAAATTACTGTTTTAGAAAACTTAACTAGAGAAAAACTTTTAAGTTTAAAAACAATTTTTGGTGAAATGGAATCTTTCTTTCATGGAAAATCGTCTGGTTTAGATCCTTTAAATAGTTACTTAAGTCTTCCTATACTTATTAATTCAAAAGACAATATAGAATCTACAAGTATTCCTTCTCAGAATGCAGAAGGAAAAGGAGCTGTGTTTTTATTGGATAGTGGTATTATTGGTGAAACTGCACCAATGGTTCAAATTTTTATGGAACAAATGAAAAATAATGGTTTTCGTAAAATGCTAAAAACACAATTCATAAAACATACCGATGCTTGTGTTGAAGATTTTGTAAGTGGTGATGTAAAATCATTATTTGGGAATTTAAAACAACTGTCTCATGTTGTTTTAGACAACTTTAAGCCAATGATTCCTGCTCAGTTTCATAAGCTTTGGAAACAGGGTATCGATACTAACGATTACTATTTGAAGCTCTGTGGTTCAGGTGGTGGCGGGTATATTTTAGGCTTTACTGAAGATTTAGCTAAAGCGCAAAAGGCACTTAAGGGCCATAAGTTAGAAGTGGTATATAACTTCTAA
- a CDS encoding glycerophosphodiester phosphodiesterase family protein, whose product MKELLFVLILTTTFSCMQKEEKFLVIGHRGAMGHETENTITSIKKALVLNVDMIEIDVFKISSGEIVVFHDDTVERLTNGIGNIEDYSFEELNKLVVTGNHKIPLLTEVIDVIDRRVPLNIELKGAGTAKDVNAIIRKYIEEKGWKLNDFLISSFNWDELKVMRKANNKIGIAVLIEDENPLNAIPLAKELHAVAINPDYEKLNLEIANTIREAGFKIFPWTVNEPQAILKMKRIAVDGVFTNYPERIK is encoded by the coding sequence ATGAAAGAATTACTGTTTGTTTTAATTTTAACGACAACATTTTCATGTATGCAGAAAGAAGAAAAGTTTTTAGTTATTGGTCATAGAGGTGCTATGGGGCACGAAACTGAAAATACAATCACATCTATTAAAAAGGCATTAGTATTAAATGTTGATATGATTGAGATTGATGTTTTTAAAATTTCTAGTGGTGAGATTGTCGTTTTTCATGATGATACTGTTGAAAGGTTAACAAACGGAATAGGTAACATTGAAGATTATTCGTTTGAAGAATTGAATAAATTAGTTGTAACTGGCAATCACAAAATTCCATTATTAACAGAAGTTATTGATGTTATAGATAGAAGAGTACCTTTGAATATAGAGTTAAAAGGGGCGGGGACAGCGAAAGATGTAAATGCTATTATTCGAAAATATATTGAGGAAAAGGGATGGAAATTAAATGATTTTCTAATTTCAAGTTTCAATTGGGATGAGTTAAAAGTAATGCGCAAGGCAAATAATAAAATAGGTATAGCTGTTCTAATTGAAGATGAAAACCCATTAAATGCTATTCCACTAGCAAAAGAATTGCACGCTGTAGCAATAAATCCAGATTATGAAAAATTGAATTTAGAGATAGCAAATACAATAAGAGAAGCTGGTTTTAAAATATTTCCTTGGACAGTAAATGAGCCTCAAGCAATATTAAAAATGAAAAGAATTGCGGTAGATGGTGTTTTTACGAACTACCCAGAAAGAATTAAATAA
- the glpK gene encoding glycerol kinase GlpK, whose amino-acid sequence MEQYILALDQGTTSCRAVIFDKKGTIISTAQKEFTQYFPKPGWVEHDPIEIWSSQAGMAAEATTKKGLNGTNIASIGITNQRETVVVWDKHTGKPVYNAIVWQDKRTSDFCDELKKQGKEKIIREKTGLVIDSYFSATKVKWILDNVKGARERAESGDLIMGTIDSWLIWNMTKGELHITDVTNASRTLIFNINTLEWDDELLELMTIPKSMLPEVKQSSEVYGYTSPNFFAVKIPISGIAGDQQSALFGQMCTKKGMVKNTYGTGCFMLMNIGEKPIVSENNLLTTIAWKINGKTHYALEGSVFIAGAVVQWLRDGLKIIKKATDIEKLADSVEDSEGVYIVPAFAGLGAPHWNQKAQGTIFGLTRGSTDAHIARASLESIAYQTMDILKAMEADSGIPIKELRVDGGVTVNDMLMQFQADVLNTETVRPKVVETTVMGAAYLAGLAVGYWKNMDEIQEIWQTDVHFKPTTERKKIEEGKKGWYRAIKALEFWSNN is encoded by the coding sequence ATGGAACAATATATTTTAGCTTTAGACCAAGGAACTACAAGCTGTAGAGCTGTTATTTTTGATAAAAAAGGAACTATTATTTCTACCGCTCAAAAAGAGTTTACACAATATTTTCCAAAACCTGGTTGGGTTGAACATGACCCTATTGAAATATGGTCTTCGCAAGCAGGTATGGCTGCTGAAGCCACTACTAAAAAAGGTTTAAATGGAACAAACATAGCATCCATAGGTATAACAAACCAAAGAGAAACTGTTGTTGTTTGGGATAAGCATACTGGCAAACCTGTTTATAATGCTATTGTTTGGCAAGATAAAAGAACATCTGATTTTTGTGATGAGTTAAAAAAGCAAGGAAAAGAGAAAATAATTAGAGAAAAAACAGGTCTTGTAATTGATTCTTATTTTTCTGCTACTAAAGTAAAATGGATACTAGATAATGTTAAAGGTGCTAGGGAAAGAGCTGAATCTGGAGACTTAATTATGGGAACTATAGATAGTTGGTTAATTTGGAATATGACCAAAGGAGAACTTCACATTACCGACGTTACCAATGCATCTAGAACTTTAATTTTTAATATAAATACTCTAGAATGGGATGATGAACTTTTAGAATTAATGACCATTCCAAAAAGCATGCTCCCAGAGGTAAAGCAATCTAGTGAAGTATATGGGTATACAAGTCCCAATTTCTTTGCTGTAAAAATTCCAATTTCTGGTATTGCCGGAGATCAACAATCAGCACTTTTTGGGCAAATGTGCACAAAAAAAGGAATGGTAAAAAACACATATGGTACTGGTTGTTTTATGCTAATGAACATTGGAGAGAAACCAATTGTATCCGAAAATAATTTGCTAACGACTATAGCATGGAAAATAAATGGAAAAACACATTACGCATTAGAAGGCAGTGTGTTTATAGCAGGTGCAGTTGTACAATGGCTTAGAGATGGTTTAAAAATTATTAAAAAAGCTACTGACATAGAAAAATTAGCCGATTCTGTTGAAGATTCTGAAGGAGTATATATTGTTCCTGCTTTTGCTGGTTTAGGTGCACCACATTGGAACCAAAAAGCACAAGGAACTATTTTTGGACTTACAAGAGGAAGTACAGATGCCCATATAGCAAGAGCATCTTTAGAATCTATTGCTTACCAAACTATGGATATTTTAAAAGCAATGGAAGCAGATTCTGGAATTCCTATAAAAGAGCTTAGAGTAGATGGTGGAGTTACCGTAAACGATATGCTTATGCAATTTCAGGCTGATGTATTGAATACAGAAACAGTTAGACCTAAAGTTGTTGAAACTACTGTAATGGGGGCCGCTTATTTAGCAGGTTTAGCAGTTGGATATTGGAAAAATATGGATGAAATTCAAGAAATTTGGCAAACTGATGTTCATTTTAAACCTACAACCGAAAGAAAAAAGATAGAAGAAGGCAAAAAAGGCTGGTATAGAGCCATTAAAGCTTTAGAGTTTTGGTCAAATAATTAA
- a CDS encoding TspO/MBR family protein: MKKQIYYIAIAVTICLIIGFLSSFATKSSIVDWYPTLNKPSFNPPNKIFAPVWSVLYVMMGVAAGIVWAKGFHHRWVKTALYHFIFQLLFNALWSIIFFGLKQPLLALFVIITLLILIALTFKWFKVVNNTAAYLLVPYILWVLFATVLNFKIWELN; this comes from the coding sequence TTGAAAAAACAAATATATTACATCGCAATTGCAGTTACTATATGCTTAATCATTGGGTTTTTATCTAGTTTTGCTACAAAATCATCTATTGTAGACTGGTACCCAACGTTAAACAAACCTAGCTTTAACCCTCCTAATAAGATTTTCGCTCCTGTATGGAGTGTTTTATATGTTATGATGGGCGTTGCTGCTGGTATCGTTTGGGCAAAAGGTTTTCATCACCGATGGGTTAAAACAGCATTATACCATTTCATTTTCCAACTCTTATTTAATGCTTTATGGAGTATTATTTTCTTCGGATTAAAACAACCGCTTTTAGCTTTATTTGTAATTATAACTTTATTAATTTTAATAGCATTAACCTTTAAATGGTTTAAAGTCGTAAACAATACAGCGGCATATCTATTAGTACCATACATACTTTGGGTACTATTTGCGACCGTTTTAAACTTTAAAATATGGGAGCTTAATTAA
- a CDS encoding alpha-amylase family protein: protein MKKKEVVYQVFTRLFGNTNTTNKPWGTIEENGVGKFSDFSAKALQEIKNLGVTHIWYTGVPHHDVIRDYTQFGISNDDPAIVKGRAGSPYAVKDYYNVNPDLADKPEKRLEEFKSLIKRSHKAGLKVIIDIVPNHVARNYEGKSTPKGSEPFGFSDDSLVEYKRDNNFYYVPNEEFKIPEWRDGYQPLGGEDYSLPEGKYVENPARWTGNGSRLAQPDFNDWYETVKINYGVRPDGSYDFDRLPDDYDIRDYKDHYKFWSDKNVPSSWVKFKDIALYWLKLGVDGFRYDMAEMVPVEFWSYMNSNIKMKNSETFILAEVYNPGLYREYIHKGKMDYLYDKVELYDSLKPIMEGHGWADHIETVQRGMKDIEHNMLHFLENHDEHRIASPEFAGNAKIAMPAMVISATISTSPTMIYFGQELGEPAAEKAGFGSPSRTSIFDYIGVPTLQRWVNNKKFDGGQSTGQEKALRDFYKRLLNFTIQSDALMGEYQEIHYYNKDHTENYDHRVFSFCRWSSDERLIILSNFDRSKEYQLDIKVPQEMVEKWNLEEGTYLLEDQLYGEENPKLYIDANGIGHFSIHLHTLESFIFKLK from the coding sequence ATGAAAAAGAAAGAAGTTGTTTATCAAGTTTTTACTCGTTTATTCGGCAATACGAATACTACAAATAAACCATGGGGAACTATAGAAGAAAACGGTGTTGGTAAATTTTCAGATTTTTCAGCAAAAGCACTTCAAGAAATTAAAAATTTAGGAGTTACACATATTTGGTACACAGGTGTTCCACACCATGATGTAATTCGAGATTATACGCAATTCGGAATTTCGAATGACGATCCTGCAATAGTAAAAGGTAGAGCAGGTTCTCCGTATGCAGTAAAAGATTACTACAATGTAAACCCTGATTTAGCTGATAAGCCAGAAAAAAGATTAGAAGAGTTTAAAAGCTTAATTAAAAGATCTCATAAAGCAGGTTTAAAAGTTATTATAGATATAGTGCCTAACCATGTGGCGCGTAATTATGAAGGTAAATCTACACCGAAAGGTTCAGAACCTTTCGGTTTTTCTGATGATTCATTGGTTGAATACAAAAGAGATAACAATTTTTACTACGTTCCTAATGAAGAATTCAAAATTCCAGAATGGCGAGATGGTTATCAGCCATTAGGAGGAGAAGATTATTCATTGCCAGAAGGGAAATATGTTGAAAACCCTGCACGTTGGACGGGGAATGGATCACGTTTAGCACAACCAGATTTTAATGATTGGTATGAGACGGTGAAAATAAATTATGGTGTTAGGCCAGATGGTTCCTATGATTTTGATAGGCTGCCTGATGATTATGATATCAGAGATTATAAAGATCATTATAAATTTTGGTCAGATAAAAATGTGCCTAGCTCTTGGGTGAAATTTAAAGATATTGCTCTTTATTGGTTGAAATTAGGGGTTGATGGTTTTCGGTATGATATGGCAGAAATGGTTCCTGTTGAATTTTGGAGCTACATGAATTCTAATATCAAAATGAAAAATTCAGAAACTTTTATACTTGCTGAGGTGTATAACCCTGGTTTATATAGAGAGTACATTCATAAGGGTAAAATGGATTATTTGTATGACAAAGTAGAGTTGTATGATAGTTTAAAACCAATAATGGAAGGTCATGGCTGGGCAGATCATATTGAAACGGTACAGCGAGGCATGAAAGATATTGAGCATAACATGCTTCATTTTTTAGAAAATCATGACGAGCACCGTATAGCAAGTCCTGAATTTGCAGGAAATGCTAAAATAGCAATGCCTGCAATGGTAATTTCTGCAACGATTAGTACATCGCCAACAATGATTTACTTTGGGCAAGAACTAGGTGAGCCAGCAGCAGAAAAAGCTGGTTTTGGTAGTCCAAGTCGCACTTCTATTTTTGATTATATAGGTGTGCCTACCCTACAGCGATGGGTAAATAATAAAAAATTCGACGGAGGCCAGTCTACAGGCCAAGAAAAGGCTTTGAGAGATTTTTATAAGCGTTTATTAAATTTTACTATTCAAAGTGATGCTTTAATGGGCGAATATCAAGAAATCCACTATTACAATAAAGATCATACTGAAAATTACGATCATAGGGTGTTTTCTTTTTGTAGATGGTCAAGTGATGAGAGGCTTATCATATTAAGTAATTTTGATAGATCGAAAGAATATCAATTAGATATAAAGGTACCTCAAGAAATGGTGGAAAAATGGAACCTAGAAGAAGGAACATATCTTTTGGAAGATCAATTGTATGGAGAAGAAAATCCTAAACTGTATATTGATGCTAACGGAATTGGTCATTTTTCAATTCACTTACATACATTAGAATCATTTATATTTAAGTTAAAATAA